A segment of the Alistipes communis genome:
TCGAGACCGCAGGGATCGAGACGTTCGAATGCGGCGTTACCAGCCGCGCGTTTTCCATACCGATACAACCGTTGGCCAGAAAGAATTTCCCGCCGAAATCGTCGATCTCGAACCCGCTCTTCTCGCGTGCGGAAAACCGGCCGATCTCGGCGCCGACAGCGCCGCCGTCGATGGTGAAATTGTCGATCACGGCGTCGATGTCGCGGATGTCCATATCCGAAAAATCGATCCCGTAAACCGGATTGCGATGTTGAAGTTTTTCAAGACGGAATTCGAGGTTCTCGACCGTGAGCGCGGAAATCGAAAGACGGAAATCGCTCTCTTTCTTCTTCTCCTTCCGCCCCATACGCGACACGATCTGCTTGACGTTCATCACGCCGTCGGGCATCTCCCGAAGATAGAACTTCCCGTCGGTCAGCCGGCCGTGACGCAACGTGAACCCGTTGCTGAAAATGCCGAACTGGGTGATGAAGGCGTGCAGCTTACCGACGTAGAGCAGCGTATCGCCGCCGTAATCCTCGACATAAAGTCCTTCGAGCGTGATCCGGTCGAAAATCCCGATATCCACCCGATCGATACGGACGACCGTTTCGAGTTTGCGCGACGCGAACTGCGCGGCCCTGCCCACGACGAAGTTCTGCACGGCGTTGATGCTCAGCAGCAAAGACAATGCAAGCGGAAGTACGATCAGCAACAAAACCGCCGCCGATAACACTTTCCCCAATATTTTCGTAACTTTGCGCATGGCAAAACGCCCGTTTAACTGGCAAATTTAACGATAATTCGTCAAAAAAACGAAAAAACACCGAATATAACTATGGATATAACCATCCTCGGCATCGAGTCTTCGTGCGACGATACGTCGGCGGCCGTCATCCGCAACACGACGCTGCTGTCGAACGTCATCGCTTCGCAGGCCGTGCACATGAAATACGGCGGCGTGATTCCCGAACTGGCCTCGCGCGCCCACCAGCAGAACATCGTCCCCGTGGTCGACACGGCCCTCAAAGAGGCCGGCGTCGCACCCGACGAGCTGGACGCCATCGCCTTCACGCGCGGGCCGGGACTGCTCGGTTCGCTGCTCGTGGGCGTGTCGTTCGCCAAAGGGCTCGCCCTGGCGCACGACATCCCGATGGTCGAGGTGAACCACTTGCAGGGACATATCCTCTCGCATTTCCTCGACCTGCCCGACCGGACGCTGCCCCACCCCGACTTCCCGTTCCTCTGCCTGCTCGTCAGCGGCGGACATACGCAGATCGTGCGGGTGGACTCGCCGCTGGAGATGGAGATCGTCGGCACGACGATCGACGACGCCGCAGGAGAAGCGTTCGACAAGTGTGCCAAAGTGATGGGACTCGGTTATCCGGGCGGGCCGGTGATCGACCGGCTGGCCAGGGAGGGCGACCCCGAAGCCTTCCGCTTCGCGCACCCCCACGTCGACGGATTCGATTTCTCGTTTTCGGGACTGAAAACGTCGTTTCTCTATACGCTGCGCGACGCCGTGGCCGACGACCCCGATTTCATCGACCGTCACAAGGCCGACCTCTGCGCCTCGCTGCAACATACGATCGTCGAGATACTGCTCAAACAGCTCGTCCGCGCGGCCAAGGAGTACGACATCCGCGACATCGCCGTCGCCGGCGGCGTCTCGGCCAATTCGGGCCTGCGCAACGGCGTAGTCGAAGAGGGCCGCCGACGGGGCTGGCGCACCTTCGTGCCGGAGTTCCGCTTCACGACCGACAACGCCGCGATGATCGCCGTGGCGGGTTATTACCACTACCTCCACGGCGACTTCTCCTCGCTCGACGTGTCGCCCGTGGCGCGCATCGAGGAGCTGATGTGACCCCGCCGTCCGGATTACCCGACGGCTTCCGCCGGCCATGCGGAAGCCGCATACGGTCCCGGAAGCAGACGTCGTCCGACGACGAAAATGAGGAATCGCCGGCGCTGCAACAGAGAAAAAGGACATTTTTTCGGAAATTTCATCTAACTTTTTATTACCTTTGCCGGAAATAATTTTGGGCATGGGACGACGGTGTCCGGCGAAACCGAACGTCATGTCGGTTTCGCGCGCGGCGCACAGGCGTTGCCAGCCCGCATGACAAACAGCCCGCAACGGGACGATTCCCCGTTTCGGTCTGCCAAACTTTAACCGATATATCAACAATGATGAAATCACTCAAAATCGGCGATCTGCTGGCTCGCACGCCCATCGTTCAGGGCGGAATGGGCGTCGGCATCTCGCTTTCGGGACTGGCCTCGGCCGTCGCCAACGAAGGCGGCGTGGGCGTTATCTCCTCGGCCGGACTCGGTGTCATTTACCGCGACTATTCGCCCGACTACAACATAGCGAGCATCTGGGGGTTGCGCGAAGAGTTGCGCAAGGCCCGCGAAAAGACGCGCGGCATCATCGGCGTCAACGTCATGGTTGCCATGTCCAACTTCGCCGACATGGTGAAAACCGCCATTC
Coding sequences within it:
- the tsaD gene encoding tRNA (adenosine(37)-N6)-threonylcarbamoyltransferase complex transferase subunit TsaD, with protein sequence MDITILGIESSCDDTSAAVIRNTTLLSNVIASQAVHMKYGGVIPELASRAHQQNIVPVVDTALKEAGVAPDELDAIAFTRGPGLLGSLLVGVSFAKGLALAHDIPMVEVNHLQGHILSHFLDLPDRTLPHPDFPFLCLLVSGGHTQIVRVDSPLEMEIVGTTIDDAAGEAFDKCAKVMGLGYPGGPVIDRLAREGDPEAFRFAHPHVDGFDFSFSGLKTSFLYTLRDAVADDPDFIDRHKADLCASLQHTIVEILLKQLVRAAKEYDIRDIAVAGGVSANSGLRNGVVEEGRRRGWRTFVPEFRFTTDNAAMIAVAGYYHYLHGDFSSLDVSPVARIEELM